In Lepus europaeus isolate LE1 chromosome 9, mLepTim1.pri, whole genome shotgun sequence, the following are encoded in one genomic region:
- the SELENOK gene encoding selenoprotein K, with protein sequence MVYISNGQVLDSRSQSPWRLSLITDFFWGIAEFVVLFFKTLLQQDVKRGRGYGNSSDSRYDDGRGPPGNPPRRMGRINHLRGPSPPPMAGGUGR encoded by the exons ATGGTCTACATCTCGAACG GACAAGTGTTGGACAGCCGGAGTCAGTCTCCATGGAGATTATCTTTGATAACAGATTTCTTCTGGGGAATAGCAGAATTTGTGGTTTTGTT TTTCAAAACTTTGCTTCAGCAAGATGTGAAAAGAGGAAGAGGCTACGGAAACTCGTCTGACTCCAGATACGATGACGGAAGAGG GCCACCAGGAAACCCTCCCCGAAGAATGGGTCGAATCAATCATCTGCgtggccccagccctcctcctatGGCTGGTGGATGAGGAAGGTAa